The genome window aggggccccgGGCACCTTCCCCGCAGAGGGGGAGCTGTGGGGGCTCTCCCATGCCCTGGCTGCCAGCCTCCCCTCACTGCCCACCTTGGCCCACAGGTGCACGTTGGGGGCAGCCTGGCCGTCCTCGGAGGTAAGCTCTACGTCTCTGGGGGCTACGATAACACCTTCGAACTCTCTGACGTGGTGGAGGCCTACGACCCAGAGACTCGGGCGTGGAGCGTGGTGGGCCGGCTCCCAGAGCCCACCTTCTGGCACGGCAGCGTCAGCATCTTCCGCCAGTTCATGCCCCAGACACCCCTGGGCGGGCGCGGCTTTGAGCTAGACGGTGGCAGCAGTGACATGGATGTGGGCCAGCCCCAGCCGCCACAGAACCCCGCCGAGCTGCACTAGCCCTGGCCCGGCCCGGAGAGGGCCTCAGTGCAGGTAACCTGGCACCTCAGGGGGCAGCACCCCCTTCCTTGTGCACAGGCCAGGTGGGGCCCACCGGGCGGAGTGTGGGCTCGGGGGCAGCCGAGCAAGCAAGGCTCAGGATACGATACCTGGGAGCTGCTGTGCGTTCAGGGCCTCCTGGGGCCAGGCCAATGTGCACGCTCCTGCTTCTTGGTCCAGAAAGAGCTGCCTCCCTGTCAGCAGGCCTGCTGGGACCAAGGCTGGTGTGCGTGCCCCAgctccttggtccaggaagagctGCCTCCCTGTCAGCACGTCTCAGGCTCCAGTGAATaccccccgccccaggcccccACCTCACAGATGCAGGCACACCCCtcctgcagtcaccacctgtgcCTACTTGCCCGCCTGCCTGCCCCTGTCCTGGGAGAGCAGAACCCCAGCACTTGTGGGTGCAAGCAGAGGGGAGTGTGAGAACAGCCTCTTCGCAGATCCTGCTATCCAGAACATGGAGAATCAGGCCGACGATGGCCCCAGAGAGGTTCCACACTCCATGGTCAGGGCTGGACAGCCAGCAGGCCAGCTCCACAGTGGAGGGGTCTGCCTGCCCCAGCTCCTCAACCCTGCTGGGGCCTCACACCAAGACATCTGCTATGGGTGGGCCTCCTGGAAGTAAGCTCAGACCTGGCGACACAGGGCGGGGAGTGGACAGGAGCATGGCCTTGAAGGGGGCCCAGCAGGACCTGCTGGGGGTTGTCTGTCTCCAGTGGACCTGGGCCGGGGCAGGTGCTGGGGTTCCTGTccagcccacctgccagtgtggccCCACATGACTTGGGGGCCTCCAGGACCCTCGTCCCAGGCTAGTGTGGGAGAGGACTAAAGGCTGCAAGTGCAAGGTCGTAGCTTCTCTCCGGGAGGCCCTGGGACTTTGTCACTGAAGCCCCGCCAGGCAAACAGCTGTGGATGCCCTTGCCCAGGCAGCCTGAGCAGAGGAGAGGGTTGTTTCTCAAGGAACCTGGGGTGGGGCAGACTCTGTGGTTGATCACAAGGTTTCAAATGCAGTTGGCCTTTCCTTAAAGGAAGAGAGGGCAGCTAGAAGCAaggtctgggtttgatctttACTCTTCCAGGGCCACTGCTGAAGTTCtctgcagggggttggggggctgGCATGTGCTTTGTGCCCTGCAGAAGCCAGGGCTTCTCTAGGTGGGTCCCTGGAGGAGCTCCTGTGAACCCCGGAGCTGGTGTCCCTGGTTCTGAGGAGTGTGAGTGTTCCAGTGGATGCTGGTCTTGGCCCCTCCAGGTCCCCAAAGTAGCCTTTGCTTGAATTTGTCCTTCCCTTCGAAAGGGGAGGGTGTTTGTTTTCTTCGTTGGGTGGATATTCATCCATGCTCTCACCAAGGAAAACGTTTTCTCATCGTTACTTCCCAAGTGGCTGTTAACAATCCTTTTATTGGGCAGAAGCTGTGGGGGGGCCTGCCTTCCCACTGTGAGGACCCTGGGGGAGCCATCGCTGTCAGGTCGATCGTCTTGCTCTGGAAACCCTGCTGGAGCAGCCACAGCCCAGAGCCAGCCCTTCAGATTCCCTTGGGCCCTGCCTCAGGGACCACTCCCAGGCCTCACCCCACCCAGTGTAGCTGGCACAGTGGGAAGGTACGGGGTGGGTAGTTGGCGTGTCCTGCCTTAGGCCTTGGCCAAGATAAGTGCTTGCCCTCTGTTCCCTTGgggaccccaccccctcccagatCACCCCTCCTGGTCTGAGTGTCCTCCCTTGTGAATTGGGGCtggcctgccccctccccctagGGTGGTTGCAGCCCTAGACGCTCCCCCTCCACTGCCCTCACTTCACTCCCCAGGGATTATTGTGAcctttcttccagcccaggtgCCTGCCTAGTGGGCTAAGCCCACCCAGAGGTGGTCTGGCTCCGTGGAGTGGCCAACGTGGGTTCCCAGGCAGGCAAGGCTGCCCAGTGTGACTGCTCGTCTCCTGTGCATGGCAGGGGGACAGCAAAGCTGGGGTGCTTGGGAGCCATGGAGCCCTGATTCTGTCCCAGTCACCAGTTCAGTGCCAGTCTGTGCCCTCCCAGGGGGTGTGACGTCATGCAGAGAGATGTGACACGTGACAGGTCATGGGGATGGAGCAGGGACTCAGTTTCATGGGAAAGACTCCAGGCGCCCTTTCCAGGGCTGCCTCTGTGGAGGGCCTGGGCAGCCCACGAAGGCAGGATGGGGGTGGAAGGCAGCATGTGCCACGATCACTGGAACTCCCCCTACCACCCCAGGCAGGCGGGGCTGTTCCTCTGTGTCAAGGCCAGGAATCTCCACAGGCAGTGGCTTATGGGGAGGCCTTTTGCTGGGGCTGCAGACACTCATGATTTCCTCCTAAATCAGCGTTTGTCACCCGACACGGCGTTCTGGTCAGCGCCGAGGGCCAGAGCCTGGGCCTTTGTCTGGTCTTTGCTGTGTTTTTGGTACTTCACTGTGACCAGCCATCCCACTCGCCGGtggtgactcagatgatggtttgggggtggggggggcagtgATGTTCACTTCCTAGAAACTCCCCAGGTCCCCACCCCAGATCCTGCCTTGGGAAGGGGAGGCACCAGCCTCAGCAACAGCAGGCTCCCGCTGGGGGTCCAAGAGTAGGGTCGACCCTTAAGTGAaccctccctgcctgccctctgTGCTCCGCTGCATCACTGCACACTGAAAGGCGGGGCAGGCCTGGGAGGGACTGTCTCTACGTGTTAGATGTACATGACTTTGAGTCTGTGAGGCAAGTTAAGTTATGAGAGTTCGGTGACTAGTATTTAATGCTGACCTACTGTTATAAAGTATTCTATATTTATACGACTTCAGAGACTCTTCTGGACAAGCACACCCTCCCTCCAGGGTCCGACATCCAGTGCCAGCCCCCCAAGCGTGGGGCAGGTTTgcatatttatttgtctgttcgTTAGGCTTCTGTGTCTGGGATCCTGTTAAGGTTTTAGGATACCTTCAATACATTagctttttgaaataaaaatgtttcgtATATGTTTGGTGTCATTGCctccatcctgctgctgctgggtcTTGGAGCTTTACAGGCTGAGGCCAGGCACATGGGGCAAGGGAGCAAAGGAACACTTGAGGAGCACATTTAATACTCATTAATGCGGCTGCCCCTGTACCCACAGGGAAGGGGGTCGAGGTTGAAGCGCCCAGGACTTGTGCTGGTGGTTTCGGGGGCAAAGCCTTTCAAGCCCTTTCTCGTCTCTGTCATTACAAGGCAGGAAGTAGTGGAAAAAGGAGGCTGAGccctggaggtgggaggaaggcggGTGGTGGAGGCCAAGAGCTGTTTCGGCCTCCTGACTCTACTTCAGGGCACTGTGCCCACTGCCTTGTGCCCCCTTCCTGAAAGTGGGGTCCCAAATGGTGGTGAGATCCCTATCTCTGCAGCAGGTAAACCCCGGGCCCTTAAAATAGAAGATCCCCCTAGAAGAGGCTGAGAAGCTTGGAACCTTGCTCATGTCTGCAGAGCCCACTGAACCCAAGGAAGCAGTCAGTGCCCAGCCAGGAAGGGGGAATCTTGAGGCCAGGTCCACCTCAGTCCCCAGGCCATCTGCAGTGGCTCATGACCTAGCTGGCAGTCACTGCACTTGATTATCTTTACCTCTTTACCTGGTGGTCAAGGAGTAACAGAAAAGACGGCTGGATGGGTTCTGGTTCTAAAACAGAGTTTCCTTCCTCAAATCTAGGGTGTTCAGCACAGGATGGGGCAGGTGCCTCGGGAATCCTCCAGTGAGGTGGTGAGTGGTGGGTCATGATTGTCACTGCCGCTGACTGCACACACTGCTAAGCTAAACAGTGAGCAGAAGGGCACACTTCGGGTGAGGCAGCTGTGAACGTGTGCAGGTTCCAACACCCCCACTGAGTGGTGGGGTCCACGTTCCCTAGCCTTGAACCTGAGGAATGATGTGTGGTGACTGCCTGGACTGGACGATGTGGCGGGGTGACACTGTGGACAGGCAGCTTTGGCCTGTTGGGACGTGTGCTCTCGGCACTCAGCTACCATGCTCTGGTGGAGCCCAGGCAACCCCTGGAGGGGCACCCAGCCCACAGCCAGGGCCACCTTCTCAGGCACACACAAGTGAGCCATCTTGAGAGCAGACCTGCCCCCCCAGCCCGTGGGCAATTCTGGGTGGTCTGTCATCCAGTCCTGGGACTGGAACAGCAGGCTCCCTCATTTAATCCTTCTCTATGAAGCATGCACTGTCAttaattccattaaaaataaggaaatgaagcACTTAGtcacttgccccaggtcacagacATCACGAAGGAGCTGGGGAGGAATAGGTGCAGGGAACTGGCCTCCTGAGCCCATGCACTTCTTCCCACGGCTGCAGAACCTGGGTGCTACCTGGGCCTCTGGCCTTCTAGGCCTGGCCTTGCCAGTGGCTCAAGCCAGCCTCCTGGACAAGCTTCTCCCCAGGGAAAGTTCCTGCCTATAGTCTCTCCACCAACCAGGATACAGAGTATGCTTAGCTGCAAGCCTGTCCTCCAGCCCCAGATCTGCTCAGCTGCATGATCACTGGGTCCCCGTCTTGGCCAGCCACCATCATCAGGACCCTGGCCACCCTGTTTTGACTCCAGAGGCTGAGTGATAAATTCCACCCTCACTGGCTGGCGTTGCCGAAGCTATACTATAGGAACGCTACTGCTCCATCTGGTCCAGTTCTAAAACCCAGACAGGAGAAAAATTAGAGTGCCCCGAGCCAGAGGCATAGCCCCAAAGCTACCAACCCACGTTTCACCCATGGGGTCTCCTAACAACCTGGGGAAGCTGCTGGCCAAGATCTGGGGTGCACAGATCAAGCAGTGCCCCACTTCTTCTAGAGGACACGGTGGGAAAGCAGCTCCTCCCAGAGCCCAGGTTCCTGGGGAACAGACCACTGGATGGGCTGGAATGGTCGAGTCCAAAGCCCTGTGGTTTATTGGGGGCTGGGGCCAAGTGGACCGTGCACGGGTCGGGGGCTATGTGTCACAGTCTTCAGGGATGGCGGCCGTAATGATGAGCGAGGGCTCCATGACGCCCGCGCCCGCGAAGCTCTCCTCTGCACACAGTCTCTGGCCAGGGAGCTGGGAGGCCAGGCTGCCATGGGCCAGTGACTCCACGATGACCTCGGCTGAGCCCACCTCCAAGTCGGAGGGTGGCTGGAgcgccaccaccaccatcttctcATCCTCAATGACCAAGTTCCGGAGCTTGCGCTGCCTGGGATTGTAGTTCTCCACCCGGTCATGGATCTCCATGTGCCTCCGCAGGTGGGCCTAGGGGTTAGGGGGACTCAGGCTGGGtgcagagggaggagggttcaggggcccaaaggggcaggaggaggcaAGCCAGCCCCCGGCCTACCTGCCGGGTGAACTTATAGCCGCATTCGGTGCACTCGAACTTCCTGACCCCCTTGTGTCTCCTCACGTGCACGCGCAGCTGCTCCACAGCTACAGCAGGGAAGGGCCGGGGTTAGAGGAGGGAGGAAGCGGGTGGGCTTAGCCCTGCCAGGTTCTCGGGCGGCACCCTGTAGTCACTACTGCCTGGGGCCCTCGGGAGCCTCCACCCACTCCCTGCTGGCAAGAGGGTTCTGCTGCCAAGGAATGTGTGACACCCACTGCTGTGCCCGACCTCTCCCGGGGAGCCCCTCCACCTCTGACAGGGGGAAAGGGCCTAGCCCTCTCCGCCCAGGGTAGGGCAGAGCGATGGCCTAACACAGGCCCAGGTACCTTTGAAGGTCTTCCCACAGATCTGGCAGAAGTGGGGCCGGCCCTCCTGGTGGCGGCTGGCCACGTGCCTCAGCAGGGGCCCCTTCTCCGTGAAGCGCTGCTCGCAGAACTCACAGCTGAAGGGCCTCTCGCCGGTGTGGGTGCGGTTGTGCTTGTCCaggctggctgtggggaaaaggaGAGGGGCTCAGCCGCTGGGCCTCAGCCCCGGGCCGGGGAGGGGCCGGCCTGCCTCACCTTGGGTGCGGAAGGTCTTGCCACAGAGGTGGCACTGGAAGGGCTTCTCGCCTGTGTGCGTGCGCAGGTGCATGTTGAGATTGGCCTTCTGGGTGAAGGCATGGCTGCAGAACTCACAGACGTATGGCCGCTCATTCCTGTCCAGGCGGGGACACAGGCATCACCAAAAGAAGCCGTCCCCTTGGTGCCCCTGCAGCTGGGAACACACCTGATCCCAGAGCCAAGGAAACAGGCCAGGCTGAGGCCAGCCTGCCTGAGCTGTGATAACAGACTTCGGCTGCCCGGGGAAGAGAGGGCATGAGCTCCATCCCGGGAGCCACGGGACACCAGGACTCTGCCCAGGGAGGCCCAGAGCCTTGTCCTGCCTGAAATCCCCGCCCCCAGACTGCCTGCCTGGCAAGCTGCCTCATCCCTCAGGTCCTCCCCTCCAGAAAGGCTGCAGGCTTTGGACACAGGTAGGGGCACTCTGGCCCCTGTGAGTGGCAGCAGGGCCAGGCCTAGGGAGGACTGCCCCGGGGAGGACGGTCCCACCTGTGCTTGGCCTTGATGTGCATCTGCAAGCCATTCCGGCTCGAAGCCCGGTGCCCGCACTCCTCGCACACAAACAGCTTCTCCCCACGGTGCTTGAATGCCTCATGCAACTGCAGCTCCGTCCGGGACAGGAAGCACTTGGCACAGGTGGGACACTAAGGGACAGAGTGGGCAAGGCCAAAGTGAGGAGCAGAGCCGCCCTGGAGTCCCTGCCCTGGGAAACCGCACAGCCTGCCCACTCTAGACCAGCCGCACCGCCTCCCTGAGCTGGCTCCCGGCATCGCATCGGTCCCGGCCCCCATCCTTGGCGCGGCCTGGCACTTACCGCATGGGGCTTGGGGGCTCCATGCAGCTTGATCATATGACTCTGCAGGTCCTTCTTCTGCATGAACTGCTGGGAGCAGGAAGAGCACTGCAAGACAGGTCACAGTCACCTCTGAAGCCGCCAACGCCACTGGAAGCCGGGTCACCCCAGGGCTACTGGGGCAGGAATCCGGAGGCAGGGCCCAGCCTGAGATGCTCAGCCTCGACCAGGTGTGAAGGTCACACCCAGGCAGAGGCTGAGGTTGTCCTCCAGTGACGGAATCCCGCCCAAAGACACAGGAGCACTGGGCAGGTAGGAAGGAGAGGCCCCGACACCATCCCACATGAAGGGCTAGGCAAGGCGGGTGGGGTGGAGATCCTGGGGCCGCCCCTCGGCCTCCAGCCTTGGGGACAGGCCGAGCCTGACCTTGTAGGGCATCTCCCCCGTGTGGGACACCATGTGCACCCGCAGCTCCATCCTCCGGCGGAACGTCTCCTGGCACACAGAGCACGTGAAGACCTGGCAGCGTGAGGGGCAGGCGGGGCTGGCGTCACCAGGGGGAGGGCCTCTGCCCGGGCTGCCACTCACAGCTGACAAGGGTCTCCccaagggggtgggggtgctagGGTGGGAGAGGGCAACACATAACCTGCTTGCCTGACCGTGACCATCACTGAGTGCTGCAAGCCCACCACGCCAGGCTGGGAGTCAGACCAGGGACAAAGGCTGAATGGCCTCACCTGTGACCCCCACCCTGACTGGTGACCAGCCTCTAGGAAGCAGGGTTTAGCCCaccaggggggtggggggaggtggccaGGTGGCCTTTCTCAGCAGTTACCCCCCTTCTCCAAACCCCAGGAACCCCAGGCAGGCAAACCCAAGATACCTCCTGCAGTGTCCCTTCTGGGCTTGTCCCTTCTCCCCTTGGTACCTGTGTCCCCACTGTCATACCAGGGAGGGGACCAATGACATCCAAGGACCCTGCGGCTCTCGAGTCTACAGTGCTGTCAGGCCAGTCCCCTGGGGGCCCCTCCCAGGTGGAAGAGAGAGAAGCCAGCGTGCACCTGCCCAGCAGGACCCCGGCTGGCCCTCAGGTACCTGTTCTGAGCGGTTCATGCAGTTCCGGGCTTCATGCTCCAGGAGGTTCTCCTTCCGGAAGTAACACTTCCCACATTTGGGACACTCAAAGGGTTTCTCCCCAGTGTGTTTCCTGCTGGGAGAAGCCACGGGGTGTGGAGGCTGAGTGGACTCGCTGCCCTGCCTCACACAGGGCCCGCTCTGGCACCTCTGCTGACAGTGCTGAGCTGCCCACGCTGACACCTGAGGCTCTCCACGTGGCTGGTGAAGCTGTGGGGTGCATCCagaaaccctcctccctcccggaGACTCTGCAAGGGAGGGGACAGCTCCCCGCTGTAGGGGACACCCCAGAACCAAAGGCCGCTGGGAGGCCCAGCTGCAGTGTCTCTCCAAAGGCAGAAATAACCTCTGGGCCCTGACTCCCTGGAGAAACCTCTC of Capricornis sumatraensis isolate serow.1 chromosome 14, serow.2, whole genome shotgun sequence contains these proteins:
- the ZBTB48 gene encoding telomere zinc finger-associated protein, with protein sequence MDGSFVQHSVRVLQELNKQRERGQYCDATLDVGGLVFKAHWSVLACCSHFFQSLYGDGSGGSVVLPAGFAEIFGLLLDFFYTGHLALTSGNRDQVLLAARELRVPEAVELCQSFKPKASVGQPASGQSGLGKPAPRDVNSHLKESAGVEKEEVSRTLGQIPRDPEVSSSLSPQRPRLGLPAQSESPSFLRGKLKQALKLCPPGDKEPEDCKVPPRPFEAEGVQLQGGTNEWEVVVQVEDDGDGDYDSETETVPSKRKANVIRKPCAAEPARSAGSLAAEPAENRKGTAVPVECPTCHKKFLSKYYLKVHNRKHTGEKPFECPKCGKCYFRKENLLEHEARNCMNRSEQVFTCSVCQETFRRRMELRVHMVSHTGEMPYKCSSCSQQFMQKKDLQSHMIKLHGAPKPHACPTCAKCFLSRTELQLHEAFKHRGEKLFVCEECGHRASSRNGLQMHIKAKHRNERPYVCEFCSHAFTQKANLNMHLRTHTGEKPFQCHLCGKTFRTQASLDKHNRTHTGERPFSCEFCEQRFTEKGPLLRHVASRHQEGRPHFCQICGKTFKAVEQLRVHVRRHKGVRKFECTECGYKFTRQAHLRRHMEIHDRVENYNPRQRKLRNLVIEDEKMVVVALQPPSDLEVGSAEVIVESLAHGSLASQLPGQRLCAEESFAGAGVMEPSLIITAAIPEDCDT